One genomic segment of Scophthalmus maximus strain ysfricsl-2021 chromosome 3, ASM2237912v1, whole genome shotgun sequence includes these proteins:
- the camkvl gene encoding caM kinase-like vesicle-associated, like isoform X1 gives MPFGCLALRDGRNYNNIADVTDKYEIGQVLRAKEFCELCLAKDRQTDKVFVCKKFLKKDGRKVRKAAKNEIMILKLVNHPNILQLIDTFETRKEYFIIQELATGGDVFDWILDQGNYTERDASNVIRQVLEAVAYLHSLNIVHRNLKLENLMYYTENNHNKVVLRDFYLSRFENGAITEPCGTPEYLAPEVVARHRYGRPVDCWAVGVIMFILLSGNPPFYDETEEENTDLHNRIIFCRIVAGEFEFDSPHWDDISPAAKELVCRLMEVDQMLRITAQDALWHEWIAGNGASEKNLKDGVCAQFEKNFAKAKWRELKKAIRVTTFMQRLKNSEALTDSSAEAQGSEEAGDGEGGVSQGTSEEGDKGDGGVTSSSVSLEVTVENTPAAMDQEEGRSNLGEKQEEIKMTVGPSVGTSPSDIQDPLCHSNTATKLTQEESDMVGAKKAAGDGTRKMAANFGQNKFVPESKPTPAPMHDPTKLSDGSSGTNLDKKHTSASPDPSSKRKMAATLHGPPPTASADATASSEKKQAPQKQKKDEMDRSWCQTQVPEAVAERSVAASLTPAIGPGAEVDIGLGVRLRGDGSPVISGDRDSRKTDRYSAEFSIARAGPATGRGCYAVGSSASLGRHATPYNPEVGTVGMGMAGSFGSPYSSLYTSGAGIGFYGTGLQHGGGGSSTTSDWQMDSVIEQIEKQMAAVLEKIEGDMPSLLEQISDCPAEQPRARSTHASPATSRAQHASPATSATPPPLPTSPRPTLPSLPHLTIPPPSYPPPSPPTQASPQAAGEQEDRDGRKSAACSSQSPRSEMGRGL, from the exons GAAGGAGTTCTGCGAGCTGTGCCTGGCTaaggacagacaaacagacaaggTGTTTGTCTGCAAGAAATTCCTCAAGAAAGACGGCAGGAAAGTCCGCAAGGCTGCCAAGAACGAAATCATGATCCTGAAATT GGTCAACCACCCAAACATCCTCCAGCTGATCGACACGTTCGAGACCCGGAAAGAATACTTCATCATTCAGGAACT TGCCACAGGAGGAGACGTATTCGACTGGATTCTCGACCAGGGGaattacacagagagagacgcttCCAATGTCATCAGACAAGTCCTTGAGGCTGTGGCTTACTTACACTCCCTCAACATAGTTCACAGGAACCTGAAG CTGGAAAACCTGATGTACTACacagaaaacaaccacaacaaagtAGTTCTGCGAGATTTCTACCTGTCCAGGTTTGAGAACGGAGCCATCACGGAGCCTTGTGGAACACCGGAGTACCTGG ctcctgAAGTGGTGGCTCGCCACCGATATGGTCGTCCTGTGGACTGCTGGGCTGTGGGTGTTATTATGTTCATACT TTTATCAGGTAACCCTCCTTTCTACgatgagacagaggaggagaacacagaTCTACATAATCGCATCATCTTCTGCCGCATTGTTGCTGGGGAGTTTGAGTTTGACTCTCCTCACTGGGATGACATTTCCCCTGCAG cCAAGGAACTGGTCTGTCGACTAATGGAGGTGGACCAGATGCTGAGAATCACAGCACAAGATGCACTTTGGCATGAATG GATTGCAGGTAATGGTGCATCAGAGAAGAACCTAAAGGACGGCGTGTGTGCCCAGTTTGAGAAGAACTTTGCCAAGGCCAAGTGGCGG GAGTTAAAG AAAGCAATCCGTGTGACCACCTTCATGCAACGACTGAAGAATTCAGAGGCATTAACTGACAGTTCAGCTGAAGCTCAGGGCAGTGAAGAGGCAGGAGATGGTGAAGGAGGTGTGTCTCAGGGTACAAGTGAGGAGGGAGACAAAGGTGATGGAGGCGTGACGTCAAGTAGTGTGTCTTTAGAGGTTACTGTTGAAAACACCCCCGCAGCTATGGACCAGGAGGAGGGGCGGAGTAATCTAGGcgaaaaacaggaggaaataaaGATGACTGTCGGCCCGTCTGTTGGAACTTCCCCATCAGATATTCAGGACCCTCTATGCCACTCGAATACAGCTACCAAACTCACACAAGAGGAGTCTGATATGGTTGGTGCAAAGAAAGCAGCAGGTGATGGAACCAGGAAAATGGCTGCCAATTTTGGGCAAAATAAATTTGTCCCAGAATCCAAACCAACCCCTGCGCCGATGCACGACCCCACCAAGCTGTCAGACGGTTCTTCGGGAACCAATCTTGACAAAAAGCACACATCCGCGTCCCCTGATCCCAGCAGCAAACGTAAAATGGCTGCTACGCTCCATGGCCCTCCACCCACAGCGTCTGCTGATGCCACAGCCTCATCAGAGAAGAAACAAGCCCCACAGAAGCAAAAGAAGGATGAGATGGACAGAAGCTGGTGTCAGACACAAGTACCCGAGGCCGTGGCAGAACGGTCAGTGGCAGCATCACTCACTCCAGCAATAGGGCCTGGAGCTGAGGTGGATATAGGACTGGGAGTTAGGTTAAGAGGTGATGGTAGCCCTGTTATTAGTGGGGATAGGGATTCCAGGaaaacagacagatacagtgCAGAGTTTAGCATAGCCAGGGCAGGGCCTGCAACAGGGCGGGGTTGTTATGCGGTAGGAAGTTCTGCTAGTTTGGGCCGTCATGCCACACCATACAACCCAGAGGTCGGAACTGTAGGGATGGGGATGGCAGGGAGCTTCGGGAGTCCATACAGCTCCCTGTATACAAGTGGCGCAGGGATAGGTTTCTATGGAACTGGGCTACAGCATGGAGGTGGTGGGAGCAGCACCACAAGCGACTGGCAAATGGACAGTGTGATAGAGCAGATAGAAAAGCAAATGGCAGCCGTGCTGGAGAAGATTGAGGGAGACATGCCTTCACTGCTCGAGCAAATCAGTGACTGCCCCGCCGAACAACCGCGTGCCCGGAGCACACACGCCTCACCTGCCACCTCCCGCGCACAACACGCCTCACCTGCAACTTCGGCCACGCCGCCGCCTCTTCCCACCTCTCCCAGGCCCACCCTGccatctctccctcacctcactatccctcctccctcctatCCCCCACCTTCTCCACCCACACAAGCCTCACCCCAGGCTGCAGGAGAGCAGGAAGACAGGGATGGACGTAAGAGCGCCGCTTGTTCCAGCCAGTCTCCCAGATCTGAGATGGGCAGGGGTCTATGA
- the camkvl gene encoding caM kinase-like vesicle-associated, like isoform X2 produces MPFGCLALRDGRNYNNIADVTDKYEIGQVLRAKEFCELCLAKDRQTDKVFVCKKFLKKDGRKVRKAAKNEIMILKLVNHPNILQLIDTFETRKEYFIIQELATGGDVFDWILDQGNYTERDASNVIRQVLEAVAYLHSLNIVHRNLKLENLMYYTENNHNKVVLRDFYLSRFENGAITEPCGTPEYLAPEVVARHRYGRPVDCWAVGVIMFILLSGNPPFYDETEEENTDLHNRIIFCRIVAGEFEFDSPHWDDISPAAKELVCRLMEVDQMLRITAQDALWHEWIAGNGASEKNLKDGVCAQFEKNFAKAKWRKAIRVTTFMQRLKNSEALTDSSAEAQGSEEAGDGEGGVSQGTSEEGDKGDGGVTSSSVSLEVTVENTPAAMDQEEGRSNLGEKQEEIKMTVGPSVGTSPSDIQDPLCHSNTATKLTQEESDMVGAKKAAGDGTRKMAANFGQNKFVPESKPTPAPMHDPTKLSDGSSGTNLDKKHTSASPDPSSKRKMAATLHGPPPTASADATASSEKKQAPQKQKKDEMDRSWCQTQVPEAVAERSVAASLTPAIGPGAEVDIGLGVRLRGDGSPVISGDRDSRKTDRYSAEFSIARAGPATGRGCYAVGSSASLGRHATPYNPEVGTVGMGMAGSFGSPYSSLYTSGAGIGFYGTGLQHGGGGSSTTSDWQMDSVIEQIEKQMAAVLEKIEGDMPSLLEQISDCPAEQPRARSTHASPATSRAQHASPATSATPPPLPTSPRPTLPSLPHLTIPPPSYPPPSPPTQASPQAAGEQEDRDGRKSAACSSQSPRSEMGRGL; encoded by the exons GAAGGAGTTCTGCGAGCTGTGCCTGGCTaaggacagacaaacagacaaggTGTTTGTCTGCAAGAAATTCCTCAAGAAAGACGGCAGGAAAGTCCGCAAGGCTGCCAAGAACGAAATCATGATCCTGAAATT GGTCAACCACCCAAACATCCTCCAGCTGATCGACACGTTCGAGACCCGGAAAGAATACTTCATCATTCAGGAACT TGCCACAGGAGGAGACGTATTCGACTGGATTCTCGACCAGGGGaattacacagagagagacgcttCCAATGTCATCAGACAAGTCCTTGAGGCTGTGGCTTACTTACACTCCCTCAACATAGTTCACAGGAACCTGAAG CTGGAAAACCTGATGTACTACacagaaaacaaccacaacaaagtAGTTCTGCGAGATTTCTACCTGTCCAGGTTTGAGAACGGAGCCATCACGGAGCCTTGTGGAACACCGGAGTACCTGG ctcctgAAGTGGTGGCTCGCCACCGATATGGTCGTCCTGTGGACTGCTGGGCTGTGGGTGTTATTATGTTCATACT TTTATCAGGTAACCCTCCTTTCTACgatgagacagaggaggagaacacagaTCTACATAATCGCATCATCTTCTGCCGCATTGTTGCTGGGGAGTTTGAGTTTGACTCTCCTCACTGGGATGACATTTCCCCTGCAG cCAAGGAACTGGTCTGTCGACTAATGGAGGTGGACCAGATGCTGAGAATCACAGCACAAGATGCACTTTGGCATGAATG GATTGCAGGTAATGGTGCATCAGAGAAGAACCTAAAGGACGGCGTGTGTGCCCAGTTTGAGAAGAACTTTGCCAAGGCCAAGTGGCGG AAAGCAATCCGTGTGACCACCTTCATGCAACGACTGAAGAATTCAGAGGCATTAACTGACAGTTCAGCTGAAGCTCAGGGCAGTGAAGAGGCAGGAGATGGTGAAGGAGGTGTGTCTCAGGGTACAAGTGAGGAGGGAGACAAAGGTGATGGAGGCGTGACGTCAAGTAGTGTGTCTTTAGAGGTTACTGTTGAAAACACCCCCGCAGCTATGGACCAGGAGGAGGGGCGGAGTAATCTAGGcgaaaaacaggaggaaataaaGATGACTGTCGGCCCGTCTGTTGGAACTTCCCCATCAGATATTCAGGACCCTCTATGCCACTCGAATACAGCTACCAAACTCACACAAGAGGAGTCTGATATGGTTGGTGCAAAGAAAGCAGCAGGTGATGGAACCAGGAAAATGGCTGCCAATTTTGGGCAAAATAAATTTGTCCCAGAATCCAAACCAACCCCTGCGCCGATGCACGACCCCACCAAGCTGTCAGACGGTTCTTCGGGAACCAATCTTGACAAAAAGCACACATCCGCGTCCCCTGATCCCAGCAGCAAACGTAAAATGGCTGCTACGCTCCATGGCCCTCCACCCACAGCGTCTGCTGATGCCACAGCCTCATCAGAGAAGAAACAAGCCCCACAGAAGCAAAAGAAGGATGAGATGGACAGAAGCTGGTGTCAGACACAAGTACCCGAGGCCGTGGCAGAACGGTCAGTGGCAGCATCACTCACTCCAGCAATAGGGCCTGGAGCTGAGGTGGATATAGGACTGGGAGTTAGGTTAAGAGGTGATGGTAGCCCTGTTATTAGTGGGGATAGGGATTCCAGGaaaacagacagatacagtgCAGAGTTTAGCATAGCCAGGGCAGGGCCTGCAACAGGGCGGGGTTGTTATGCGGTAGGAAGTTCTGCTAGTTTGGGCCGTCATGCCACACCATACAACCCAGAGGTCGGAACTGTAGGGATGGGGATGGCAGGGAGCTTCGGGAGTCCATACAGCTCCCTGTATACAAGTGGCGCAGGGATAGGTTTCTATGGAACTGGGCTACAGCATGGAGGTGGTGGGAGCAGCACCACAAGCGACTGGCAAATGGACAGTGTGATAGAGCAGATAGAAAAGCAAATGGCAGCCGTGCTGGAGAAGATTGAGGGAGACATGCCTTCACTGCTCGAGCAAATCAGTGACTGCCCCGCCGAACAACCGCGTGCCCGGAGCACACACGCCTCACCTGCCACCTCCCGCGCACAACACGCCTCACCTGCAACTTCGGCCACGCCGCCGCCTCTTCCCACCTCTCCCAGGCCCACCCTGccatctctccctcacctcactatccctcctccctcctatCCCCCACCTTCTCCACCCACACAAGCCTCACCCCAGGCTGCAGGAGAGCAGGAAGACAGGGATGGACGTAAGAGCGCCGCTTGTTCCAGCCAGTCTCCCAGATCTGAGATGGGCAGGGGTCTATGA